The DNA region ACTGGCGCGGAAGGGGTGGGTGTCATTATTGAAGCGAAACATATGTGCATGATGATGCGCGGCGTGGAAAAACAGAATTCGCAAATGCGGACGTCATCACTCCTTGGTTCTTTTCGTAGTGATGAAAAAACGCGCCATGAGTTTTTAGCGCTGGTCAGACCGCGTTAGCTATGCCGGGTTATTTAACTGATTTCAGCTCAGCGCACTACTGTCATACAGCAAGTGCGCGGATAAATCCCCCAGCAAATCCACATACATTTCTCGACGACTAAACCGCCACTCCCCTGCAACCTTCTTAAACTCATCGCGATAGCGACCGCTAATAATTACCTGTAGCGGTAAATTTTCGGTAGCTTGTAGCACCGAATAATAGGCTCGTGATGTTGCCGTCAGACCATCCGCTGCAACTTCAATAATAACATTGGTGGTAACATGCTTGGTTTTTGGGTTAGCAGTATCAGCATAAAGCCGCGTTGATTGCTGATACATTTTTAATACTTCATCATAGCCTGCACGACGGCTGTTCATTGCCGGGGCTACAATTTCTGCATCACGAAATAATTCAGCAACCGTTTCCAACTCACCGGCATCAATCGCTTCTGCATAACGATAAATCAGATTTTCAATATGACGGCTATCATCCATAGCAGTATTCCTTCTTACATTATTATTCGGCGGGAAAATCCACTGCCAGTGTGGTCGCTTCCCAAGTAGCTAATTGTTCAAGCTGCGCCTCCAGTTTTTCACGATAACTCGCCAACACGCCGCCCCCAATAACAACTGTGGCGGCGGCGTCACCATCGTTGCCAACATCAAAAAAGTTTGCGCCGCGCGCACCGGGTCACCCGGTTGCTTGCCATCATAAGCGGCAATCATGTCAATCCGACTGGCTACCTGCTGCTGGTAATCAGCAATCGTGTTTTGTGTACGCTGCATCGATCGCCCGGACCAATCTGTACGAAACGCACCAGCCTGCACTGAACTGACAAAGATGTTAAAGGGCGCCACCTCTTTCCCTAGCGCTTCCATCATTCCTTCCATCGCGTATTTGGACGCGCTGTAATAACCGGTACCCGGATTCGCCATAATCCCGGCCTGTGAAGAATTATTAATAATACGACCACTGCGTTGCTTGCGCATATACGGCAACACTGCTTTAGTCAGCACAAGTGCACCGAAAAAATTGGCTTCGAACATTGCCCGCACTTGATCGTCCTCGCCCTCTTCAATCGCTCCTACATAACCATAACCCGCATTATTCACCAGCACATCGATTCGACCGAAATGTTCCAAAGTTGCTGCCACTGCCGCATGAATTTGTTGGCTATCCGTAACGTCTAACGCCACGGCAATGCTGCGCTGAGGATAACGTTGACAAATATCTTCTATCGCCGTGGTGTTTCTGGCCGTCACTACCACGCGAGCACCGGCCGCCAATGCCGCCAACACAATCTCACGACCAAAACCACTAGAGCACCCTGTCACCAACCATACCTGTTCACTAAGCTCCATATAGTCCCCCTTCAATTAAGCCAAACGCCATTGGTAGCTTGCAGCCCGCGCGACCAACTGCTGCTGCCGTTGTTCAAGAGTAAAAACAGGCTGACCAGCCCTTTCATTATTAAATTCGGTGATAGTCAACAAGCGCGACTTAACCCCTAAACTCTCACCGGCCTGATCATTGACAAACTCCGCCCAGCGAAGCGTTAAAATACCTTCAGTCATATCACTGGGATCTAACCAATTGGCTACACCTGGATCATGCAAAGCCAGCACGAACTGATAACTACCATCAGCATTTGCTATCGATTGCGCCTGATTTAAACAGCCATTGCGCTCAACAATTTCATTGCTGGTGCCCCACAAATTGGTAATTGGCGCAATAAAATACTCTGCTCCCCCCATGTCAATATCCAGCACAATAACGTGATCATGACTTGGCAATACAAAATGCCCCATTATATAAACCTGATTTCGCAACGCACCGTCAGTATCACGATCAATTGTAAAACTGAAATCATTAGGCGCTCTATTCATTGCCTGGTTATTCCAGCGGGTAGTATTGGTTGCCCACTTCTGCATATACTCGGATGCTAACTGGATATCCTGTTGACGGCTGCGAGGTTCACGCTCCGCTGCGCCTACACGCTCCACCCGGAGTTCGTTCGGGCGGTCCAGTTGCCAATCGGCAATGACATCGCGAATATAAAATTCATGGGCAGTGTGATCGGTCTGGATATGGTTAGGGCGACTACCCGCTTCATCAGCATCAACGGTAATAGTAAAAAAACCGTCAGCATCTACTACCAGATCTTTACCTGATAACAAACCGACGGTGCGCATATCTTTATCCCAAAGGGTAAAATAATTTTCCAGCAATCGCCGCTTGGCAACGCGGCCATGAATTTGATAACGATGATCACCACTGATCGGAATCACTCGATAAACGCTATCAGGATTATCAATACCCCAACGTGAACCGGGAATTTGTATCTCATCCAAAGCATGCGCTAATCGGGTGATAGTGATCACTTTAGGATAGAGCGGATCCTGATTAAGCGCCCATATCACTGCGGCAAACATCACTTCCTCAAACGCAGCGTCAAAACAGGAAGCTGCCACCGCCGATGGTTTGGCTAAATCCAGCCAATAGTCATGTACTTGCTGGCGTACCTTAATCAGCTCAGGTGTATTAAATAATTCCACCGCATAGCGCTCATGCTGGCGTTGCTGCTCTGTATTAATTGGATTATTAGCTACCGACATAGATAAACCTTTTATTATTTTTGCTGTTACCATATGCAGCCAATATTAAAACAGTTAACCGCGATTTCAATTGATAATAACAAGGTGACAAATTGTTAATGCCACAGTCTAATTCTGAATACCCTCAACCGAGCCAGTCCTGGTACTTACTGGCAATTTTATTTCTGGCATATACTTTATCCTTTATTGACCGACAGATTATTACGCTGTTAGTCGCGCCGATAAGAGCTGACCTTGGCATTAGTGATTTTGAATTTAGCCTACTGCACGGTTTTGCCTTCGCCATCTTTTTTGCTCTGCTAGGCCTGCCAATAGGGCGCATGGCAGATAAACATAACCGCCGCAATATTATCGCCGCAGGTATATTGGTATGGAGTGTTATGACAGCGCTATGCGGTCTGGCGAAAAATTTCAGCCATTTATTTATTGCCCGGATGGGCGTCGGCGTTGGTGAAGCAACCTTAATGCCATCTGCTTATTCCATGCTGAGTGACGCCTTTCCACCAGACAAGCTTACTAAAGCCATCGCTATTTTTAGTCTCGGCGGACCATTGGGAACCGGCATAGCGTTAATTTTAGGAGGCGCCATCATTAACCTGATTGCCGATGCGGGCGAACTATCATTATTTGGCTGGCTCACCCTTAAACCATGGCAAAGTGCTTTTTTGATTGTCGGCATTCCAGGTATTCTCGTTGCAGCTATCATGCTCTCAGTTATCGAACCCAAACGACAAGGATTACTCATCCAACAACAAGAAACTTCGCTTGAAATCCCCATTAAACAAGTACTACACTTTTTTTTACAACACAAAGCTACCTATGGCGTGTTATTTATAGTTACCGCTTTTATGACGGCATTAAATGCCGGCTACCTGATGTGGTATCCCACTTTTTTAGTTCGCAACTTTCAGCAGCCTATTGCTGAAGCGGGTCAAAGTTTTGGTTTGTTGTTTATGGTTTTTGGCACGGCAGGAATATTTGCGGGCAGCAATCTGGCGACGTTTTTCAATAACAAAGGCTATGAAGATGCCAACATGCGGGTGATGGCAATTGCTACCAGCCTGGCATTGATACCATTTGTACTAAGTCCGTTAATGCCAACCATTGCAGGCGCCATGATAATGATGGCAATGGCAATCACCGCGACTCAAATGCTGGCCGCAGTGTGCGTTGCCTCCATTCAATTAATAACCCCAACCAAATGCGAGGACAAGCATCAGCCATCTTTATTTTAGGTGTTAATTTAATTGGTTTTGGCTTGGGGCCCAGCATCATCGCTTTTTTTACTGACTTTATCTTTAGCGATGACTTTGCACTACCCTACTCAATGGCAATGACGGCATTATTAATCGTACCGCCGAGCATGATCGCTTTCTGGCGCTGTTTAGGTGCCTATCGATTACACTTGTCCGAGTCCAACCAATGGCGCTAGACAAGCGCTTTACTGAATACAATGCAAGTTATGATCACTGATCATGTTTAACAAAAAATTCAGCGGCAATGCCGGCAATTTCAACGGCCTGCTGTTCCATGTGAAAATGATGACTACCATCCAGCATTTGAATATTTAATTGTTTATAGCTGTGTGCATAATCAATAAAACCCTGGCTAGCCCCCAAGCCGGCACGTGCAATTAATAATAAATTGGGTATAACCAATGCATCAACTATCGCCTGATTATGTGCAGCAGTCATTTTAACAACCGAGGCGGTAGTTAACCGGGGATCCGTGGTCCAGCCATATCCACCATCAACGGTCTGGATACCTCGTTCGACTATAGGTCTTGCAGTAGACTCTGGCATCATCGCCGCTTTGGCGCGAGCACTCACAGCCTGATCAACAGACTCATACAACGGCATTTTTTTTGTTCGCGCTCGACGTTGCTCGCGTAAGAAACTGCCCATTTGCCTGGCCGTATCAACGGCTTTTACTGGCTCAGGTAAAACTGCATCTAACATCATTAATGAGTGAACACGCTCAGGCATTGCAGCAGTCAGTAACATCGACATAATAGCGCCGCGGGAGTGACCTAGCAGATGAAATTTTTGCCAGCCCATGGCATCAGCAATAGCCAAAATATCCAATAAATCATCCCATATATTGTAAGTGGCCTGTAGGGATTTATGATCGCTGCGGCCATGACCGGCCATATCCATCGCAATAATATGACATTGATCAAGCAACGGCGCCAGTCGATCAAAACTTGCCGCATTATCCAACCAGCCATGACAGGCAATCACTTTTATGGGTGCCGCTGGCTGCCACTCTTTAGCGGTCAGCTGGTAACCATTAACATGAAATTTTCGTTCGATTGCAGACATCAGTAACTGACATCAAAAGTGGGCGCATGACGCAACCATAGCAAATCACAACAACCTGGCAGTGGCGACTCACACCGCAATAACGCCATTGATGCCGGAGCCATTGCCGAACCTGCGTGGGGCGTGCTATCCACCAGCGTGCCAATCAATGCACTAACCAAGGGCTGATGACTTACCAGTAATAAATTTTTCACCGATGCCTTTTGTAAATGATCAATAACTGTAACAGGATGATTATCGGGCGTAATAAAATCCTGAACTATTTGCGGCACCTGATTAAAAGCTTGCATCACTCGCTCTGTCGTTTGCCGAGTGCGAAGATAGGGGCTAAGCCAAACCAAATCAGGGCAAAAATTCTCAGTCAAAAGACATTGTCCCGCTTGCCCTGCCTGCCAGAGACCATTCTCGGTTAATGGCCTCTGGGTATCACTGGGCGCGTTCATACTCGCTTCGCCGTGACGCATAATTAAAATATTCATAGTATCGTCAAACCTTTATTAGCCAACACGTATTAGCCAACACGGAGCCGCGAATTATTTGACTGCAAACTCTACATCGCGGCTTTGCTCCGCAAACATTAATCCACCAATAACTTCTTCAATCGATTTGGCGTTATAAATAATATCGTAAAGTCCATTCACCAACGGCATATAGATACTCAAGTCCTCAGCCTGCTGCTTAAGTAATTTGAGGGTATTAACGCCTTCTGCAACCTGACCCAGCTCAGCTACAATTTGTTCCAGATTTTTTCCCTGACCCAGCTCATAACCAACACGGTAATTACGACTCAAGGGGGACATACAGGTTGCGATTAAGTCCCCTACCCCGGACAAACCCAAAAACGTCATCGGATCAGCCCCTTTTTGCACAGCGAAGCGACTCATCTCTGCCAGGCTTCGGGTCATCAGCATACTGATCGTGTTCTGCCCCGTTCCCATCGCCGCGGCAAGGCCTGCGATAATGGCATAGACATTTTTTAATGCACCGCCTAACTCAACACCAAAAACATCGGTACTGGCATAAACACGAAAGGTACCGCTATGCAGTAATGATTGTACGGTTTCTTTTAACGCTTCATTTTTACTGGCAATGACTGTGGCAGTAATTTGATTAGCGGCAATCTCTTTAGCCAAGTTTGGCCCACTTAGAACGCCAATTCGGGCCTGTGAAATTTCTTCCGCTAACACCTGACTCATCAATTTAAAACCATCAGGCTCAATACCTTTGGTGGTACTCACCACAATAATATCGTTAGCCAGATGCGAACTCAGTTCGCGAGCAACCTGACGGGAAGAGTGGCTGGGTACCGCCATAAAAATAATATCGCAGCCAGCAACCGCAGCAATTAAATCATCGGTTGCATGCAATAAAGGATTCAAGGCATAGCCGGGTAAGTAATCAGAATTCACATGATCGCGATTGATTTCATCC from Oceanicoccus sp. KOV_DT_Chl includes:
- a CDS encoding nuclear transport factor 2 family protein, yielding MDDSRHIENLIYRYAEAIDAGELETVAELFRDAEIVAPAMNSRRAGYDEVLKMYQQSTRLYADTANPKTKHVTTNVIIEVAADGLTATSRAYYSVLQATENLPLQVIISGRYRDEFKKVAGEWRFSRREMYVDLLGDLSAHLLYDSSALS
- a CDS encoding oxidoreductase, with product MELSEQVWLVTGCSSGFGREIVLAALAAGARVVVTARNTTAIEDICQRYPQRSIAVALDVTDSQQIHAAVAATLEHFGRIDVLVNNAGYGYVGAIEEGEDDQVRAMFEANFFGALVLTKAVLPYMRKQRSGRIINNSSQAGIMANPGTGYYSASKYAMEGMMEALGKEVAPFNIFVSSVQAGAFRTDWSGRSMQRTQNTIADYQQQVASRIDMIAAYDGKQPGDPVRAAQTFLMLATMVTPPPQLLLGAACWRVIVKNWRRSLNN
- the sixA gene encoding phosphohistidine phosphatase SixA, whose protein sequence is MNILIMRHGEASMNAPSDTQRPLTENGLWQAGQAGQCLLTENFCPDLVWLSPYLRTRQTTERVMQAFNQVPQIVQDFITPDNHPVTVIDHLQKASVKNLLLVSHQPLVSALIGTLVDSTPHAGSAMAPASMALLRCESPLPGCCDLLWLRHAPTFDVSY
- a CDS encoding alpha/beta fold hydrolase, which codes for MSAIERKFHVNGYQLTAKEWQPAAPIKVIACHGWLDNAASFDRLAPLLDQCHIIAMDMAGHGRSDHKSLQATYNIWDDLLDILAIADAMGWQKFHLLGHSRGAIMSMLLTAAMPERVHSLMMLDAVLPEPVKAVDTARQMGSFLREQRRARTKKMPLYESVDQAVSARAKAAMMPESTARPIVERGIQTVDGGYGWTTDPRLTTASVVKMTAAHNQAIVDALVIPNLLLIARAGLGASQGFIDYAHSYKQLNIQMLDGSHHFHMEQQAVEIAGIAAEFFVKHDQ
- a CDS encoding MFS transporter → MPQSNSEYPQPSQSWYLLAILFLAYTLSFIDRQIITLLVAPIRADLGISDFEFSLLHGFAFAIFFALLGLPIGRMADKHNRRNIIAAGILVWSVMTALCGLAKNFSHLFIARMGVGVGEATLMPSAYSMLSDAFPPDKLTKAIAIFSLGGPLGTGIALILGGAIINLIADAGELSLFGWLTLKPWQSAFLIVGIPGILVAAIMLSVIEPKRQGLLIQQQETSLEIPIKQVLHFFLQHKATYGVLFIVTAFMTALNAGYLMWYPTFLVRNFQQPIAEAGQSFGLLFMVFGTAGIFAGSNLATFFNNKGYEDANMRVMAIATSLALIPFVLSPLMPTIAGAMIMMAMAITATQMLAAVCVASIQLITPTKCEDKHQPSLF
- a CDS encoding NAD(P)H-dependent glycerol-3-phosphate dehydrogenase, with protein sequence MSQRHQIAVLGGGSFGTVIANIMANNNHRVNLWLRNAKRADEINRDHVNSDYLPGYALNPLLHATDDLIAAVAGCDIIFMAVPSHSSRQVARELSSHLANDIIVVSTTKGIEPDGFKLMSQVLAEEISQARIGVLSGPNLAKEIAANQITATVIASKNEALKETVQSLLHSGTFRVYASTDVFGVELGGALKNVYAIIAGLAAAMGTGQNTISMLMTRSLAEMSRFAVQKGADPMTFLGLSGVGDLIATCMSPLSRNYRVGYELGQGKNLEQIVAELGQVAEGVNTLKLLKQQAEDLSIYMPLVNGLYDIIYNAKSIEEVIGGLMFAEQSRDVEFAVK